In Nocardia sp. NBC_00403, one DNA window encodes the following:
- a CDS encoding Ni/Fe hydrogenase subunit alpha, with protein sequence MSHRRELKVGSLARVEGEGALRVVVTDGHVESAELSIYEPPRFFEAFLRGRAYTEPPDITSRVCGICPVAYQTSACNALEQLCGAELDRPLADLRRLMYCGEWISSHSLHIYLLHIPDFLGYPDAIALAADHRALVEQGLAMKKAGNALLELLGGRAIHPVNIRLGGFYSVPEPADFAPVTELLCRARDYAVDTARWAARLEFPEQELEYELLAATEPGRYAIDNGDVHTSTGLRFAAADLPAHVREHQVAHSTALHAMLDGERYLTGPLARYTLNYHQLSPIARQVAVEIGLGAECRNPFRSILVRAVEVVYAIEEALTLIAEYERPSRTAVPVEPRAGTGHGVSEAPRGLLYHRYDIDDQGIVRSATIIPPTSQNQAAMEDDLRRAVSENLDLDDAALAAVCERTIRNYDPCISCSAHFLDIDVVRR encoded by the coding sequence ATGAGTCATCGTAGGGAGCTGAAGGTCGGCTCGCTAGCTCGCGTCGAAGGCGAGGGCGCGCTGCGCGTGGTCGTCACGGATGGGCACGTCGAAAGCGCGGAACTGAGCATCTACGAGCCACCGCGATTCTTCGAGGCATTCCTTCGCGGCCGCGCCTACACCGAACCGCCCGATATCACCTCCAGAGTCTGCGGGATCTGTCCGGTGGCCTACCAGACCAGCGCGTGCAACGCACTGGAACAACTCTGTGGCGCGGAGTTGGACCGGCCACTGGCCGACCTGAGGCGTCTGATGTACTGCGGCGAATGGATTTCCAGCCACTCCTTGCATATTTATCTGCTGCACATTCCGGACTTCCTCGGCTACCCGGACGCGATCGCGCTCGCCGCCGACCATCGCGCCCTGGTCGAGCAGGGGCTGGCGATGAAGAAAGCGGGCAACGCGCTGCTCGAACTCCTCGGCGGCCGGGCCATCCATCCCGTCAATATCCGGCTCGGCGGCTTCTACTCGGTCCCCGAACCCGCCGATTTCGCTCCCGTGACCGAACTACTATGCCGTGCACGAGATTACGCGGTGGATACCGCGCGCTGGGCGGCGAGACTCGAATTTCCCGAGCAGGAACTCGAGTATGAACTGCTTGCCGCGACCGAACCGGGCCGCTACGCCATCGACAACGGGGATGTGCACACCAGCACCGGGCTTCGGTTCGCTGCGGCCGATCTTCCCGCTCACGTGCGGGAACACCAGGTAGCGCACTCCACCGCCTTGCACGCCATGCTCGACGGCGAGCGATACCTCACCGGACCACTGGCGCGGTACACGCTGAACTACCACCAGCTGTCGCCGATCGCCCGACAGGTCGCGGTCGAGATCGGACTCGGCGCCGAATGCCGTAACCCGTTCCGCAGCATCCTAGTGCGCGCGGTCGAAGTCGTCTACGCCATCGAAGAGGCGCTCACGCTCATCGCCGAATACGAACGCCCCTCCCGTACCGCGGTTCCGGTCGAGCCCCGCGCCGGAACCGGCCACGGCGTGAGCGAAGCGCCACGCGGTTTGCTCTACCACCGTTACGACATCGACGATCAGGGAATCGTGCGCTCGGCCACGATCATCCCACCGACATCCCAGAACCAGGCGGCTATGGAGGACGATCTGCGGCGCGCCGTCTCGGAAAATCTCGACCTCGACGACGCCGCGCTGGCCGCCGTCTGTGAACGCACGATCCGTAACTACGATCCCTGCATCTCCTGCTCGGCGCACTTCCTGGACATCGACGTGGTGCGCCGATGA
- a CDS encoding hydrogenase maturation protease translates to MTGPWAVVIGVGNEYRSDDGVGSAVASRIEKLDIPGVFVTISDGEPTSLLDMWADVELAVLIDAVRCESSVPGRVRRTDIDLLRHAGTAASSHTLGIHDALPLGRALGRLPGRIVVIAVDVACLELGVGLSEPVADAVPRAVDAVVRELRRAEPATRPRR, encoded by the coding sequence ATGACCGGGCCCTGGGCCGTCGTCATCGGCGTCGGCAACGAGTACCGCAGCGATGACGGAGTCGGTTCGGCTGTCGCTTCCCGAATCGAAAAACTCGACATCCCAGGAGTTTTCGTAACCATCTCCGACGGCGAGCCCACGAGTCTCCTGGATATGTGGGCAGATGTGGAGCTTGCCGTGCTGATCGACGCTGTACGCTGCGAATCTTCGGTTCCCGGCCGGGTCCGCCGCACCGACATCGACCTCCTCCGGCACGCCGGCACCGCCGCTTCTTCCCACACTCTCGGCATCCATGACGCGCTGCCACTGGGCCGCGCCCTCGGCCGACTCCCAGGCAGGATCGTCGTCATCGCCGTAGACGTGGCGTGTCTCGAGCTGGGTGTCGGATTGTCCGAGCCAGTCGCAGACGCCGTTCCGCGCGCGGTCGATGCCGTCGTGCGGGAATTGCGACGAGCCGAGCCCGCGACCCGGCCTCGGAGGTGA
- a CDS encoding flavodoxin family protein: MRARVVYESMFGNTAAVAEAIAQGLLEHAEVEMLNVVAAAEVPALAVHLLVVGGPTHTFGLSRPQTRRDAAKLTDAPIAIDIGIREWLEAAPLVPPGHRALAFGTKVAKPPWLPGSAARGIAKRLWRLGYTLADQPVDFLVEDTTGPLAPGELDRARVWAGRIAHTELDRIMHHA, from the coding sequence ATGCGTGCACGAGTTGTCTACGAGTCGATGTTCGGCAACACCGCGGCGGTCGCGGAAGCCATCGCACAAGGGCTGCTCGAGCATGCCGAGGTGGAAATGCTGAACGTGGTGGCTGCGGCCGAAGTGCCTGCCCTGGCGGTGCACCTGCTCGTGGTCGGCGGACCCACCCACACCTTCGGGCTCAGCCGCCCGCAGACGCGCCGCGACGCCGCCAAGCTCACCGACGCGCCGATCGCGATCGACATCGGCATACGGGAATGGCTCGAGGCCGCGCCGCTGGTGCCACCCGGCCACCGCGCCTTGGCGTTCGGGACCAAAGTCGCCAAACCTCCCTGGTTGCCGGGCTCGGCCGCACGCGGTATCGCAAAACGGCTGTGGCGCTTGGGCTATACCCTCGCCGACCAGCCAGTAGATTTCCTCGTCGAAGACACGACCGGCCCGCTCGCGCCGGGCGAGCTGGACCGCGCCCGTGTTTGGGCGGGTCGGATCGCCCATACCGAACTCGATCGCATCATGCACCATGCTTGA
- a CDS encoding Acg family FMN-binding oxidoreductase, which produces MNQLPTGETIETAVLLAGRAPSLHNSQPWHWTFDGHALQLFAVPERRLPATDPSGRQMLISCGITLGHFRAAMSAAGWHIHVARFPNPNRRDHLAAITFHPAHFVTDADRTRADAIRRRHTDRLPFAEPTGWSDFEPILRSTFDQADATLDVLHDDSRPALARASEMTASLRRYDAGYHAELQWWTGHVIGNAGVPREALISSEERQRVNVGRQFPTATGAPRRGETTADHSVILVLSTHGDTPDELVHCGEVLSTVLLECTLAGYATCPLTHMSEVPQSRALVRTLIAGSGLPQVLVRVGSAPESAQNVPETPRRPLAEILDMPTSTDQVD; this is translated from the coding sequence ATGAATCAGCTACCCACCGGAGAAACCATCGAGACGGCCGTCCTGCTCGCTGGCCGGGCGCCGTCGCTGCACAACAGCCAGCCCTGGCACTGGACATTCGACGGCCACGCGCTACAGCTGTTCGCCGTACCCGAACGCAGACTCCCGGCCACCGACCCTTCCGGCCGCCAGATGCTGATCAGCTGTGGTATCACGCTGGGCCATTTCCGTGCGGCCATGTCCGCGGCCGGTTGGCATATTCACGTCGCCCGTTTCCCGAACCCGAACCGTCGCGATCACTTGGCCGCCATCACGTTCCATCCGGCACACTTCGTGACAGATGCCGACCGCACCCGTGCCGACGCCATCCGGCGCCGGCACACCGACCGGCTGCCGTTCGCGGAACCCACCGGATGGTCCGATTTCGAACCCATATTGCGGAGCACCTTCGATCAGGCCGACGCCACCCTCGACGTGCTGCACGACGACAGCCGCCCCGCCCTGGCCCGCGCCTCGGAGATGACCGCATCCCTGCGCCGCTACGACGCCGGCTACCACGCCGAACTACAGTGGTGGACCGGCCACGTCATCGGCAATGCCGGCGTCCCCCGCGAAGCGCTCATCTCCTCGGAGGAACGTCAACGAGTCAACGTAGGCCGCCAGTTCCCCACAGCCACCGGGGCACCGCGTCGCGGTGAGACGACCGCCGACCATTCGGTGATACTCGTGCTCTCCACCCACGGCGACACCCCCGACGAACTGGTGCACTGTGGCGAGGTGCTGTCCACGGTACTGCTGGAATGCACCCTCGCGGGATACGCGACGTGCCCCCTGACCCACATGTCCGAAGTACCACAGAGCCGCGCACTTGTCCGCACGCTGATCGCTGGCTCCGGCTTGCCGCAAGTGCTGGTCCGTGTCGGCTCGGCGCCCGAATCCGCGCAGAACGTCCCGGAGACGCCGCGCCGCCCGCTCGCCGAGATACTCGATATGCCCACTTCCACCGACCAGGTGGACTGA
- a CDS encoding universal stress protein, giving the protein MMEGTDPSHSAIDAPIVVAVDGSAISYHAAAWAAVDAAVHRCHLEIVMSYTVPFGFGPTAAPPDDVRRMRTEAERVLTEATWAARAAAPDDVLAISTSMLGQPVIPWLIERSKRARMLVVGSRGLGAVRREVLGSVALAVTRHAHCPVTVVHTTSATDAISAFKPVLVGVDGTQNSVAGIELAFEEASRRKVGLIALHSWRDTSGPQLPAFDWGGIEDAEDALLAESLAGWVERYPDVSVRRVLVCDQPARSLLKESENAQLVVVGSHGRGGFAGMLVGSTSAALLHSVQCPLTVVREC; this is encoded by the coding sequence ATGATGGAGGGCACCGATCCGTCACACTCTGCGATCGATGCTCCCATCGTGGTCGCCGTAGACGGCTCGGCCATTTCCTATCACGCCGCAGCATGGGCGGCGGTAGACGCCGCAGTTCATCGCTGCCACCTGGAGATCGTGATGTCGTACACGGTCCCGTTCGGATTCGGCCCGACCGCGGCACCACCCGACGATGTGCGTCGGATGCGCACCGAAGCCGAGCGGGTACTCACCGAAGCAACCTGGGCGGCGCGGGCGGCGGCGCCGGACGACGTGCTCGCCATATCCACTTCGATGCTTGGTCAGCCGGTTATTCCTTGGCTGATAGAGCGGTCGAAGCGGGCCAGGATGTTGGTTGTCGGCAGCCGTGGGCTCGGTGCAGTACGTCGCGAGGTACTCGGCTCGGTGGCCCTCGCGGTGACCCGGCACGCGCACTGTCCGGTCACCGTGGTGCACACCACCTCGGCCACCGACGCGATATCGGCATTCAAACCGGTCCTGGTCGGTGTCGACGGAACCCAGAACAGCGTGGCGGGCATCGAACTGGCCTTCGAGGAGGCATCACGGCGCAAGGTGGGTCTTATCGCCCTGCACTCCTGGAGAGACACGAGCGGCCCGCAGCTGCCCGCGTTCGATTGGGGCGGCATCGAGGACGCAGAAGACGCACTGCTCGCCGAGAGCCTGGCCGGCTGGGTGGAACGGTATCCAGATGTCTCCGTTCGCCGAGTTCTTGTATGCGACCAGCCGGCTCGTTCGTTGCTGAAGGAATCCGAGAACGCACAGCTGGTTGTGGTCGGCAGCCATGGACGCGGCGGCTTCGCCGGCATGCTTGTCGGTTCGACCAGCGCCGCGTTGCTGCATTCGGTGCAATGCCCTCTCACCGTGGTACGCGAGTGTTGA
- a CDS encoding SHOCT domain-containing protein, with product MYWHEGAMNGWMFVVMLLIVIPLWFAVITAIVVVLRASSSPSRYSLRPTGNRSPAGILAERFATGELDETEYRRRLAVLGGDAPTGEVRSPAGVDIHEQDRP from the coding sequence ATGTATTGGCACGAGGGAGCAATGAACGGCTGGATGTTCGTCGTGATGCTGCTCATCGTCATCCCGCTGTGGTTCGCCGTGATCACCGCGATCGTCGTGGTGCTGCGCGCATCGAGCAGCCCTTCTCGATATTCGCTCCGGCCCACCGGAAATCGCTCGCCCGCAGGCATTTTGGCTGAGCGGTTCGCGACCGGTGAACTCGACGAGACCGAATATCGACGTAGGCTTGCGGTGCTCGGTGGTGATGCCCCGACCGGAGAGGTGCGCTCACCGGCTGGCGTCGACATTCACGAACAGGACCGACCATGA
- a CDS encoding universal stress protein, translating into MCGSKINPPIVVGVDGSRAAAGAVRWAAAEAAAHHTPLHLVSAIGQPIDYGPGLGFAPIIDDAFREASAETLTTAEKSAAEAATLVDDAVISTFVVEAPPIPVLVNRSKEARLLVVGTTGKGAFRRGLLGSVSTALARHAQCPVVAVPATDNRMPDRLSGGVVVGVDGSPCSMAAIAIAFDEASHRGVELVAVHTWSEFNRYLSRTELQEQAAGVLAESLAGFAEQYPDVIVRRVVVEDHPARRLLAESEHAQLIVVGSHGRGGFAGMTLGSVGQAVLHGADIPIIIARQED; encoded by the coding sequence ATGTGCGGTTCCAAGATCAATCCGCCGATCGTCGTCGGTGTCGACGGTTCCCGTGCCGCCGCTGGTGCGGTGCGCTGGGCCGCTGCCGAGGCAGCCGCACATCACACCCCCTTGCACTTGGTTTCGGCGATCGGGCAGCCGATCGACTATGGACCGGGTCTCGGCTTCGCGCCGATCATCGATGATGCTTTCCGCGAGGCCAGCGCCGAAACTCTCACTACCGCTGAGAAGTCCGCGGCCGAGGCCGCCACGCTCGTCGATGATGCTGTTATCTCCACCTTCGTCGTCGAAGCGCCGCCGATTCCGGTACTGGTGAACCGTTCGAAGGAGGCACGGCTGCTTGTGGTCGGCACAACGGGCAAAGGCGCTTTCCGGCGTGGGCTGCTCGGTTCGGTGAGCACCGCACTGGCTCGGCACGCGCAATGCCCGGTGGTGGCTGTCCCCGCGACCGACAACCGCATGCCCGATCGGCTCTCCGGTGGTGTGGTAGTCGGCGTCGACGGATCACCATGCAGCATGGCCGCCATCGCGATCGCCTTCGACGAGGCATCCCACCGCGGGGTCGAACTGGTGGCCGTGCACACCTGGTCGGAGTTCAACCGGTACCTGTCTCGCACCGAACTCCAGGAACAGGCGGCAGGAGTGCTAGCCGAGAGCCTGGCCGGATTCGCCGAACAGTATCCCGATGTCATAGTGCGGCGCGTGGTTGTCGAAGATCACCCCGCCAGACGGCTGCTCGCCGAGTCCGAGCACGCGCAACTGATCGTCGTCGGCAGCCACGGCCGCGGCGGATTCGCCGGCATGACCCTCGGTTCGGTCGGCCAAGCCGTACTGCACGGCGCCGACATCCCGATCATCATCGCCCGCCAGGAAGACTGA
- a CDS encoding Acg family FMN-binding oxidoreductase has product MLAAIRLAGRAPSVHNTQPWRWVFDGTRLHLYADIDRCLASADPNARQLVISCGAALHHARTAFAAHGWHTDTVRMPDPAQPWHLAAIDFRPWPDPPAGIAERARAIDHRYTDRLPMLEPDGFARILPELRMLTSPHDIELDVLDDDARQRVAAASDHSSATRQYDMMYQTELQWWAGHHDMPEGVPPNALPSDAESAHVDVARTFPSVPHSTRRAALDDRSRLVVLSSASESKPAWLHTGEALSAVLLACTAAGLATCALTHITELPTARTTIAGFLPHPTLPQVVIRVGTSPDDTEPPPTPRRPVADVYTEPRT; this is encoded by the coding sequence ATGCTGGCGGCGATCCGCCTCGCCGGCCGAGCACCCTCAGTGCACAACACCCAGCCTTGGCGCTGGGTGTTCGATGGCACCCGACTGCATTTGTACGCCGATATAGATCGGTGCCTGGCCTCGGCCGACCCGAACGCGCGGCAGTTGGTGATCAGTTGCGGTGCCGCACTCCATCACGCTCGCACCGCGTTCGCCGCACACGGCTGGCACACCGATACGGTGCGTATGCCCGACCCGGCTCAGCCCTGGCACCTGGCTGCCATCGACTTCCGCCCGTGGCCCGACCCGCCCGCCGGAATCGCCGAGCGAGCACGCGCCATCGACCATCGATACACCGACCGGCTGCCGATGCTCGAGCCGGACGGTTTCGCGCGGATTCTGCCTGAACTGCGGATGCTGACCTCACCACACGACATCGAACTCGACGTGCTCGACGATGACGCCAGACAACGGGTGGCCGCTGCTTCGGACCACTCGTCAGCCACTCGTCAGTACGACATGATGTATCAAACCGAACTGCAGTGGTGGGCCGGTCATCACGACATGCCGGAGGGTGTTCCGCCGAACGCCCTGCCCTCAGATGCCGAATCCGCTCACGTCGACGTCGCACGCACGTTCCCCTCGGTGCCGCACTCGACCCGCCGAGCCGCGCTGGATGACCGCTCCAGACTGGTGGTACTGAGCTCGGCAAGCGAATCCAAACCGGCGTGGCTCCACACCGGTGAGGCGCTGTCGGCTGTGCTGTTGGCCTGCACCGCAGCCGGACTGGCAACCTGCGCGCTCACCCACATCACCGAACTCCCGACCGCTCGCACGACGATCGCGGGCTTCCTCCCCCACCCCACACTGCCCCAAGTTGTGATCCGCGTGGGCACTTCCCCCGACGACACCGAACCCCCGCCAACCCCTCGCCGCCCAGTCGCCGATGTCTACACCGAGCCCCGAACGTAG